The Lacipirellula parvula genome window below encodes:
- a CDS encoding sodium:solute symporter, giving the protein MLVFAESSSFWELPISGFDAAIVAIYLLAMLALGIWVGLGQKTTVDYFLGGRSMPGWAVLLSIVSTETSAVTFLSIPGMAFAAGGDLRFLQITFGYIVGRLIVVWLLLPIYFRGEPFTAYEVLERRFGKSSRRITSLLFLVTRNIADALRLYLAALVLKEAMDLEMQLCIWAVGAVTIAYTYLGGVKSVVWNDCVQFAIYILGAGVILYKIFALLPGGVEEYWSYAVENDKLRVFDFTPSLTATNTFWGGLIGGMFLTAATHGTDQLTVQRLLAAKSQRTAGWALAASGFIVCFQFALFLLIGVGLAAFYSQTEVSFGSTGNDRVVAHFIINHLDPGIIGLTLAAVFAAAFSSSLNSLSTALVSDIVLPLSGNTLTRETQMRWAKWSTLAFGLLQIGIAVVAYRMSASQSIVNEVLTIAAFTSGPMLGLYLIGVLAPNVSEKPALGGFLCGLIVISLVTFLPRFTDMPVIWWPWYATIGSAATFASGWMLSKTPLGAKHV; this is encoded by the coding sequence ATGCTAGTATTCGCCGAGTCGTCGTCGTTCTGGGAACTCCCGATCTCAGGTTTCGACGCGGCGATTGTGGCGATTTATCTCCTGGCGATGCTAGCGCTAGGGATTTGGGTCGGGCTCGGTCAAAAGACGACCGTCGACTACTTTCTCGGCGGCCGCTCGATGCCCGGTTGGGCCGTGCTGTTGTCGATTGTTTCGACCGAGACGAGTGCGGTCACGTTTCTCAGTATCCCCGGCATGGCCTTCGCTGCTGGCGGTGATTTACGGTTTTTACAGATCACCTTTGGATATATCGTCGGCCGGTTGATCGTCGTTTGGTTACTGCTGCCGATTTATTTCCGCGGCGAGCCATTTACCGCCTACGAAGTGCTGGAACGGCGATTTGGGAAGTCTTCGCGGCGAATTACCTCGCTGCTATTCCTGGTGACGCGGAATATCGCCGATGCGCTGCGGCTCTATCTGGCCGCCTTGGTCCTGAAAGAGGCGATGGACCTCGAAATGCAACTCTGCATTTGGGCGGTCGGGGCGGTGACGATCGCCTACACCTATCTAGGGGGCGTCAAATCGGTCGTTTGGAACGACTGCGTCCAATTTGCGATCTACATCCTCGGCGCCGGGGTGATTTTGTACAAAATCTTCGCGTTGCTTCCGGGCGGGGTGGAAGAATACTGGAGCTATGCGGTCGAGAATGACAAGTTGCGAGTGTTCGATTTTACGCCTTCGCTGACCGCGACGAATACTTTCTGGGGCGGCCTCATCGGCGGCATGTTCTTGACCGCGGCGACGCACGGCACCGACCAATTGACAGTCCAACGCCTGCTTGCGGCGAAGAGCCAACGGACGGCCGGTTGGGCCTTAGCGGCGAGTGGGTTTATCGTTTGTTTTCAGTTCGCATTGTTCCTGCTGATCGGCGTTGGCTTGGCGGCGTTTTACAGCCAGACGGAAGTTTCGTTCGGCTCGACCGGTAACGATCGCGTCGTCGCTCACTTCATTATCAACCATCTCGATCCGGGCATCATCGGGCTGACGCTGGCGGCGGTGTTCGCGGCGGCGTTCTCCAGTTCGCTCAACTCGCTGTCGACGGCGCTGGTGAGCGATATTGTGCTGCCGCTGTCGGGCAACACGCTTACCCGCGAAACGCAAATGCGGTGGGCGAAGTGGTCGACCTTGGCGTTTGGCCTGCTGCAGATCGGCATCGCGGTGGTTGCTTACCGGATGAGTGCGAGCCAGAGCATAGTCAACGAAGTGCTGACGATTGCAGCCTTCACGAGCGGACCGATGTTAGGGCTCTATTTGATCGGCGTGTTGGCGCCGAACGTTTCGGAGAAGCCGGCGTTGGGCGGGTTCTTGTGCGGGTTGATTGTGATTTCCTTAGTGACGTTCTTGCCGAGGTTTACCGACATGCCGGTCATCTGGTGGCCGTGGTACGCGACGATTGGTTCAGCCGCGACGTTTGCGTCGGGCTGGATGCTAAGTAAGACGCCGCTTGGGGCGAAACACGTTTAA
- a CDS encoding exo-beta-N-acetylmuramidase NamZ domain-containing protein gives MRYTLSLIGACALSLLLAVDAAQAEIPVVPAASLGLNQAQLDRIDALVKEEIEAKRLPGCVVAIGRTGGIGFLKAYGDRRVEPSQEEMTVDTVFDMASLTKPIATATSVMILVEQGKVRLRNPVAEYIPEFAQNGKENITVEDLLVHRGGLIPDNALSDYEDGEEKAWERLFALPTDRPGKQFIYSDVGFLTLGKIVERASGKNVAEFAAENIFKPLGMKDSGYTPSKELSQRAATTEKRDDEWMRGEVHDPRAYLLNGVAGHAGLFSTAADLAIYCDAFLRGASNKSSQELARGDDGKSAAHAVPPFVMSRATLAEMLRPRDVAGNSRALGWDNKSAYSTNRGELLSSRAVGHGGFTGTAMWIDPELDLFVIFLSNRVHPKGDGLVNPLAGRIGSVAAAAIDGPNPTSVAVAAKTAVEEKAEGAGDVRPALHAVEATKVSKAKRPQVLTGIDVLARDGFKQLAGRKVGLITNHTGLDRDGRRTIDLLANAPGVKLVAIFSPEHGIAGKLDHDGITDARDEATGLKIHSLYGETRKPTAEQLKGIDTIVFDIQDIGCRFYTYESTMTWAMEAAGEHGLKYVVLDRPNPIGGVAMEGPLADGGRESFVGCHTVPLRHGLTVGELATMYRAEREIEVDLEVIKAENWRRGDYWDATGLTWVNQSPNMRSLTEAILYPGMGVWETTNVSVGRGTDTPFELIGAPWIDGQKLAAELNGAGLPGVRFTPIEFTPSDSKFKEQKCGGVNVAITNQAEFNAVAVGLELAATLRRLYPLDWQVKAADRLLINDEVYQAIVAGADRAELEALFADDLKEFGKRRQKFLLYGE, from the coding sequence ATGAGATACACGCTTTCTTTGATTGGGGCCTGCGCGTTGAGCCTGCTGTTGGCCGTGGATGCCGCCCAGGCGGAGATTCCGGTCGTGCCGGCGGCGTCGCTTGGGCTGAACCAGGCGCAGCTTGATCGGATCGATGCACTCGTCAAAGAAGAGATCGAAGCGAAGCGGTTGCCGGGCTGCGTCGTGGCGATTGGCCGCACGGGGGGGATTGGTTTCTTGAAGGCGTACGGCGATCGTCGTGTCGAACCCTCGCAGGAAGAGATGACCGTCGACACGGTGTTCGACATGGCGTCGCTCACCAAGCCGATCGCGACCGCGACGAGCGTGATGATTCTCGTCGAGCAAGGCAAGGTGCGGCTGCGTAATCCAGTGGCGGAATATATCCCGGAATTTGCTCAGAACGGCAAAGAGAACATCACCGTCGAGGATTTGCTCGTCCACCGCGGCGGGTTGATTCCCGACAACGCGCTGAGCGATTACGAGGATGGCGAGGAGAAGGCGTGGGAGCGGTTGTTCGCCCTGCCGACCGATCGCCCTGGTAAGCAGTTTATTTACTCCGACGTTGGCTTTCTGACGCTCGGCAAGATCGTCGAGCGGGCGAGCGGCAAGAATGTCGCGGAGTTTGCGGCGGAGAACATCTTCAAGCCGCTGGGCATGAAGGACTCGGGCTACACGCCGTCGAAGGAGTTGTCGCAGCGGGCCGCGACGACCGAAAAGCGCGACGACGAGTGGATGCGGGGCGAAGTGCACGATCCGCGGGCGTACTTGCTGAACGGCGTCGCCGGGCATGCGGGGCTGTTCTCGACGGCGGCGGATCTGGCGATTTACTGCGATGCGTTTTTGCGGGGGGCCTCGAACAAATCGTCGCAAGAGTTGGCTCGCGGTGACGACGGCAAGTCCGCCGCTCACGCGGTTCCGCCGTTCGTGATGAGCCGGGCAACGCTGGCCGAGATGTTGCGGCCGCGCGACGTGGCGGGCAACTCGCGGGCGCTCGGCTGGGACAACAAGAGCGCCTACTCGACCAATCGCGGCGAGCTGCTCAGCAGCCGCGCCGTGGGTCATGGCGGGTTCACGGGCACGGCGATGTGGATCGATCCGGAACTCGATTTGTTCGTGATCTTCTTGTCAAACCGCGTCCATCCAAAGGGCGATGGGTTGGTGAATCCACTCGCGGGGCGGATTGGCTCGGTAGCGGCGGCGGCGATTGACGGACCGAATCCGACGAGCGTGGCCGTGGCAGCGAAGACTGCGGTGGAAGAGAAGGCGGAAGGCGCTGGCGACGTGCGGCCGGCGCTGCATGCCGTTGAAGCCACCAAGGTCTCAAAGGCCAAGCGGCCGCAAGTGCTGACGGGCATCGATGTGCTCGCTCGCGACGGGTTCAAGCAACTCGCCGGCCGCAAGGTGGGCCTGATCACCAATCACACCGGCCTCGATCGCGACGGTCGCCGCACGATCGACCTGCTGGCGAACGCCCCGGGCGTGAAGCTGGTGGCGATCTTCAGCCCCGAGCATGGCATTGCGGGGAAGCTCGATCACGATGGCATCACCGACGCCCGCGACGAAGCGACGGGGCTGAAGATTCATAGCCTCTACGGCGAGACCCGCAAGCCGACGGCTGAGCAGCTGAAGGGGATCGACACGATTGTGTTCGATATTCAGGACATTGGCTGCCGGTTTTACACCTACGAATCGACGATGACCTGGGCGATGGAAGCGGCGGGCGAGCATGGACTAAAGTACGTGGTGCTCGATCGGCCGAATCCGATCGGCGGCGTCGCGATGGAAGGTCCGCTGGCCGATGGCGGCCGCGAGTCGTTCGTCGGCTGCCACACGGTGCCGCTGCGGCATGGCCTGACGGTCGGCGAGTTGGCGACGATGTACCGCGCGGAACGCGAGATCGAGGTCGATCTCGAAGTGATCAAGGCCGAGAACTGGCGCCGCGGCGACTACTGGGACGCGACCGGCCTGACGTGGGTCAACCAATCGCCGAACATGCGGAGCCTGACCGAGGCGATCCTCTACCCCGGCATGGGCGTGTGGGAGACCACTAACGTGTCGGTCGGTCGCGGGACGGATACGCCATTCGAACTGATCGGGGCCCCGTGGATCGATGGGCAAAAACTGGCCGCGGAACTGAACGGCGCCGGCCTGCCGGGCGTGCGGTTCACGCCGATCGAGTTCACGCCCAGCGACAGCAAGTTCAAAGAGCAGAAGTGCGGCGGCGTGAACGTGGCGATTACCAATCAGGCGGAGTTTAACGCCGTGGCCGTGGGGCTGGAGCTGGCCGCGACGCTGCGGCGGCTCTACCCGCTCGACTGGCAGGTGAAGGCGGCCGACCGGCTGCTGATCAACGACGAGGTTTACCAGGCGATCGTCGCCGGGGCCGATCGGGCGGAGTTGGAGGCACTGTTCGCGGACGATCTGAAAGAATTCGGGAAGCGTCGCCAAAAGTTTCTGCTCTACGGCGAGTGA
- a CDS encoding FAD-binding oxidoreductase, producing MSQTVVSLAEELAQELGVDRVLTAAEDLAVYAYDGTAALRQNPACVVFPLTTAEVAFCVQTARRHRAPIVTRGSGTGLSGGSVPMEGALVVCLNRMDRIIELDPRNLTIEVEAGCITQTIDETAGKHGLFYPPDPGSRKISTIGGNVAENSGGLRGLKYGVTRDYVMGLEAVLASGEVVWLGNKCVKDVAGYNLRDLFVGSEGTLGIVTRVLLKLVPLPQARKTMLASYTTLEAAGETVSNIIAAKIIPCTLEFLDQQTIRCVEDFAHVGLPTEAAAVLIMETDGHPHVVAEEAAAMAAIASACGAISVRTAADDAEANKLLSARRAAFSALARVRPTTILEDVTVPRSELAGMVAFIAASAAKHGLQIGTFGHMGDGNLHPTYLTDERNADEMHRVELSLAEIVDRTLAVGGTITGEHGVGLAKKPYLKQQLGDNSYQLLKLVKGALDPDGLLNPGKIFE from the coding sequence ATGTCGCAGACGGTCGTTTCGCTTGCCGAGGAACTTGCCCAGGAACTCGGCGTCGATCGGGTGCTGACGGCGGCCGAGGATCTGGCGGTTTACGCCTACGACGGCACCGCGGCGTTGCGGCAGAACCCTGCGTGCGTCGTTTTTCCGCTGACGACGGCCGAGGTGGCGTTCTGCGTGCAGACGGCGCGGCGGCATCGGGCGCCGATCGTGACGCGCGGTTCGGGCACCGGTCTGAGCGGCGGCAGCGTGCCGATGGAGGGGGCGCTGGTCGTCTGCCTCAATCGGATGGACCGGATCATCGAACTCGATCCGCGAAACCTCACGATCGAAGTCGAGGCGGGCTGCATCACGCAGACGATCGACGAGACGGCCGGCAAGCATGGGCTGTTCTATCCGCCTGATCCGGGGTCGCGGAAGATTTCGACGATCGGCGGCAACGTCGCGGAAAATTCGGGCGGCCTGCGCGGCCTGAAGTACGGCGTCACCCGCGACTATGTGATGGGCCTCGAAGCGGTGCTCGCCAGCGGCGAGGTTGTGTGGCTGGGCAACAAGTGCGTCAAAGACGTCGCGGGATACAACCTGCGTGACTTGTTCGTCGGCTCCGAGGGAACGCTCGGCATCGTCACGCGGGTGCTGCTGAAGCTCGTGCCGCTGCCGCAAGCTCGCAAGACGATGCTCGCGTCGTACACGACGCTCGAAGCGGCAGGCGAAACGGTTTCCAACATCATCGCGGCGAAGATCATTCCGTGCACGCTCGAGTTTCTCGATCAGCAGACGATTCGCTGCGTTGAGGACTTCGCTCATGTCGGCTTGCCGACCGAAGCGGCGGCGGTGCTGATTATGGAGACCGACGGCCATCCGCACGTCGTCGCCGAAGAAGCGGCGGCGATGGCGGCGATCGCCTCGGCCTGCGGCGCGATTTCGGTGCGCACCGCAGCCGACGACGCGGAAGCGAACAAGTTGCTTTCCGCGCGGCGGGCGGCGTTTTCGGCCCTCGCTCGCGTACGGCCGACGACGATTCTCGAAGACGTCACCGTGCCGCGAAGCGAACTTGCGGGGATGGTGGCGTTCATCGCCGCGTCGGCCGCGAAGCATGGGCTGCAGATCGGCACCTTCGGCCACATGGGCGACGGCAACCTGCACCCGACGTACCTCACCGACGAACGGAACGCCGACGAGATGCACCGCGTCGAGCTGTCGCTGGCCGAGATCGTCGACCGCACGCTCGCCGTCGGCGGCACGATCACCGGCGAACATGGCGTGGGGCTGGCGAAGAAGCCGTACTTGAAGCAACAACTGGGCGACAACAGTTATCAGTTGTTGAAGCTGGTGAAAGGCGCGCTCGACCCCGACGGGCTGCTCAATCCCGGCAAGATATTTGAATAA